A stretch of the Uranotaenia lowii strain MFRU-FL chromosome 3, ASM2978415v1, whole genome shotgun sequence genome encodes the following:
- the LOC129754094 gene encoding adult-specific cuticular protein ACP-20-like, producing the protein MFKFVLVLALAVAVCASWEGGHDGGHGGHHEHHDYHSHPSYKFEYGVKDHKTGDHKSQWEHRDGDVVKGEYTLDEADGTKRIVQYTSDKHNGFQAHVTRVGHANHPQVYHHHHEAGHGGHGGFEGHGHHGHGHASSYANSNLHSHHHH; encoded by the exons ATGTTTAAG TTTGTTCTGGTTCTTGCGCTGGCTGTGGCTGTTTGCGCTTCGTGGGAAGGAGGACATGATGGTGGTCACGGAGGTCATCACGAGCATCACGATTACCATTCGCATCCCAGCTATAAGTTCGAGTACGGAGTGAAGGATCATAAAACGGGAGATCACAAGAGCCAGTGGGAACATCGAGATGGAGATGTGGTCAAGGGAGAGTACACCCTGGATGAAGCTGATGGAACCAAACGAATTGTGCAATACACCTCGGACAAACATAACGGATTCCAGGCTCATGTGACCCGAGTTGGTCATGCCAATCACCCACAGGTGTATCACCATCATCACGAGGCAGGACATGGAGGACACGGAGGATTCGAAGGACATGGTCATCATGGCCATGGTCATGCCAGCAGCTACGCCAACTCGAACCTGCATTCTCACCATCATCACTAA